In Rosa rugosa chromosome 4, drRosRugo1.1, whole genome shotgun sequence, the genomic stretch aagcaaacttccctaaggggagcggcaccatgcgcggacaaacgttgcggaattttgacatccgtaagtagaccccctacccatgagagtgtgggagctgaaagatcgaaaaaagtgaattgccaaggaccggttaagagcatatttgttttatgttctatttagggtattgagttgaccgggtagatcgaggtccaaccgaatgcggaaattgctgaaatttctaccactaacatatattcatatgaaaacaacatccagcggttcattttaaaaaattccatttcgtcccccattttgctcatggagggtaacaagcctaataaactagttatactacattacaagacatataaggattatgtgcgatccaaaaattttgaaatgaaaatcgatcaatcggaaaattcttatatgtttatacaatagtgataggtattgtgtaaagaaattaggccgatccgccgtgaataaggcacctaacggagcggtcaacgttttgcacaagcaaacttccctaaggggagcggcaccatgcgcggacaaacgttgcggaattttgacatccgtaagtagaccccctacccatgagagtgtgggagctgaaagatagaaaaaagtgaattgccaaggaccggttaagagcatatttgttttatgttctatttagggtattgagttgaccgggtagatcgaggtccaaccgaatgcggaaattgctgaaatttctaccactaacatatattcatattaaaacaacatccagcggttcattttaaaaaattccatttcgtcccccattttgctcatggagggtaacaagcctaataaactagttatactacattacaagacatataaggattatttgcgatccaaaaattttgaaatgaaaatcgatcaatcggaaaattcttatatgtttatacaatagtgataggtattgtgtaaagaaattaggccgatccgccgtgaataaggcacctaacggagcggtcaacgctttgcacaagcaaacttccctaaggggagcggcaccatgcgcggacaaacgttgcggaattttgacatccataagtagaccccctacccatgagagtgtgggagctgaaagatcgaaaaaagtgaattgccaaggaccggttaagagcatatttgttttatgttctatttagggtattgagttgaccgggtagatcgaggtccaaaagaaggaggaaattgctgaaatttctaccactaacatatattcatatgcaaataacatccagcggtgcattttaaaaaattccatttcgtcccccattttgctcattaagaagttaacattacattggtaaaaaggtttcaactcgaccaattgattatttttagttatgttgattacttgatttatttcaaaattggtattacatgaatatattgtccaatttgaaataatagctttgtaattatcacagttaattagttaacagtaattattggtaaatattaaaatacccataagattatattaaaacggcggcgtttttgccgaattaacggttaattctttaaaaaaaaattatttttttcttctcaaaatatggctcaatttaaaagactcatttcctaatatggcagattgaaataattttctacacttccatagttttatacatataacacatgtaatagaaaataacaaaaataaaatataaattttagggccgggttagggccgggctttaagggccgggccgggcctagccctTACAGGCTCAATCGGGCgaggccgtagggtagggccgggctttatttgtgtgacccataccctaccctaaacgggccgggcgggcttagggcccaagggccatatgatgaggcctagggGAATctaacttcagacaacagcatttagggtgcattgtctgaagataatgtgacaacagatgaataaaaacagttgtgtgaaaccaaatcaGACAATATCTTTTAGCAAGTATTGACTTAAAATTTATTGCACAACAGACAATGaataacagttgtgtgattgaacaatcagacaacatcaaaaatcaaccattgtctgaataaaccttggacaacattgaaataataactgttgtctgaattgatccattcagacaacatcaaaaatcaaccattgtctgaataaaccttggacaacattgaaataataactgttgtctgaattgatccattcagacaacagcaaaaatcaaccattgtataaatgaaccttggacaacatcacataataaccattgtctgaattaattcattcagacaacatcaaaaaaatcaaccattgtctgaaatgctattgcacaagagccaagaaaaaactgttgtctgattcaaaaactcagacgacataatatttcttgctgtcgtctgattaaatcagacaacagttaaaatgtttgctgtcgtctgatatgtgttgtctgattccgaaattggtgtagtgtgggttcgattctcactgacttATGTGAGGGTAGGGTGGGCTAAgttttttttccctaaaaagaatccttaactttttttctttttagagaaaaaaatttcataattAATTATTAATGATAATTTAGTTAAGGGGTAAACTGCGTACcgtattttaaatattttggaccattgaaTATATTAATTATTACCATCTAAGTGACCTTTtttttaggactaaatactgtttagtccttgagcttttaaccataaaacacttcagtccccgaccttctaatttcacacgtttagtccctgtacttcaaaatttcagaccaataggtccttgctgtctaaaagtcactgcgaaatgtctattatgccctcagttatttttttttaattaattaattattttatttttttttctaaaaggaatttttttcccctttctttttttctgttttttttttcctttctttctttctgtttgaaaaaaaaaagaatatgtaaataaaataaagaacaaagaataaataaaaaaaagagaaaggaataaatttattataaaaaaaaagaattgagggcataatagacatttcgccgcgacttttagacggcaagggcctattggtctgaaattttgaagtacagggactaaatgtgtgaaattagaaggtcagggactgaagtgttttatggtcaaaagctcaaggactaaacagtatttagttcttttttttatcatttcccCTATTACTAATTCAATGGTCCATAATATTCACTAACATGGGTGTATGCCAAGCACTCAGGGTACctatatatagaaaaaaaaatgctctcGTTTTCTTTCGTGCGAGAAACCTTAGGGCTTCTGTTGGTGTTGATCGGTGGTGGTGCTGCTACCTCAACAACCACAGCTGGGATTTCCGATTGTGTTGTTGATGGAGGTGAGGGTTACATTCATCGTCGCTTTCTCCTGACTCTCGCAAGAGCTAGAGGTATCCCGACTGTGATCGACTTTGTTTGGTAGTGGTTATGTTCTTTGGATCGATATCTGGAGGGATAACGCTGTCCTCCTTCCTATTCCTTTTCTAGGTGATGACGACGACAGGTTTCGACGGCATCCTGTACCTTGGATTCGGAAGGGTGGCAGCGCTCTCCTTCCTACTCTTCTTCTCGGTGGTGGCGGCAAACGACGGTATCACTTTGCTCCAAGTTTGGATCGGAGTCGTCTTCTAGGTGACCCGTGTCTCAGGTGGGTGACCAACCGCCTCTCTTGTCCTAGGGTGGTGATGGAGAATCTGGTTTGGTATGGATTTGATCCGATTGTGGATCTTTTGGTTTGGATTGAGTTGAAGTGCTTATTGGTTGATTTCTAGTATCAGAACAGTGGTGTTGGGACTGATGCACGCCCTGCTAGGACGTTGGCGTGGAAGGTTGTGGCCGCCTGCGATGACTAGATGATTAGCCATGAGCCGCGAGGCGACAATCTCTTTTTAGGTCCTCCCAAAGATCGGACTTGTTGGGCCATCTTGGCCTTGAACTTGGGCCTTTTGTtccttagagcaagtccaccggtgttGGATTGCCCGGGCAAAAAGAAGGAATGTTGATGTGGCTGCCTGGCTATGCAGAAAAATGGTTTCCACCGGCCCAAGCTTGACTGGGCAAAGCTTGGCTTTGCATGACTGAggtaaaaaaaaagggcaagtcTGTGACTTTTTTCTTGCCCAGAGTCATGGAGCTGCCAGCTTGATACTGTGAGGAACGTGGGTGACGTCAGGAAGAAAAGCAAAGAGGCAGGACACTTGGCAGCGCTGGGTTGGCTTCTTTAGTGATTTTGATTCCAATGTGAACAGTAATATGAACAGTGAACAGTAAATTCGACAGTACATTAAATAGTAATATATGAACAGTAATGTGCTCAGCTAAATCCAATGGTGAACTACGTGAACAGTAATATGAACAGTGAATTacgtgaacagtgttgaccgggcaagaaaaacaacgggtgtaaacgtatgtccagtggcagtgaatagtaacttgactggtcgaattcttgacttctcgactttgccttttcttgactacgggtgcacttgctcttaggcTAGGGTTTTATTTGCTTTGGACTACCCTTTAGCTGCGGGGTTGGATGGATTGGGTCTTTTTGGCCCATGGTATTGTTTAAATTTTTGTTAGGTCGCAGAAACCAGTTGCTTTGAGGATCATTTTACTTTATTAGCTTCGGAGTTTCTAGGTTTCTGTTTCGAAATAATGGTGTGTGAAactttctaaaaggtgggtgtgctggGGGTTTCCTGGGTCTTATTCTTGTTTCAGAATATGTTTTAGAGTTCcttaaggaacgattctttctgtcgacactatgccaataatgcattcaaacaacagaatttttgttttctgttgtctgaattttttaaacttctttagacaacatataaattaattatgttgtctgaatagcaTGATAATCCATactatttcagttttttttcatattttttgtaAGTTGGAAAATTAGAACAACAGATAACTGTCGTTTGAAAATACTAATAAATTCTCattaaaagttgaaaattagGACAACATttaaatctatactattattaagagaacagGGTTTGTcaaccaaaactgaaaattttgacataaATAACCCTACAATATTATAAAACATTGAATAACATTTAATCTGTTGgggtataaatgtaaaacacaaatagaaaaaaaaaaggaaaaaaatataaaaacaactCAAAGAACTCTCGCCTCCGACACCACGTCCAAGCAGTTTCACCCACGTTTGTTAACCGATCAAGAACCGCTGGGGTACCAACAGTCCAACACCATCCCATTTTCATTAAATCAACCATGAACAACTCATGCTATCTTTGCTCGAATTCACAGCAACTCCAACTGCATAGCTTTTTATCATATGAATTTTCCTTTAAATTTCTACATATCTAATTCATTATTGATTTTGTTGAAACTGAGAAGGCTTTTTAATGTGAAATAGGTTCTACAAGAGAGGAAATTGAGAATATATGCCCATTGTTTTTGTTGGTAACTGCATCTGCAAAGCTTCCTTCCCAGAAGACTTGGATTCTTCATCTTTCTTATTTTACGAATCCggcaagggaaaaaaaaaaaaaggccatgGATCTCGGTTTCGAAGTGGCTTCGAGACTGCTGCTATTGTCACCATAGGAAATTTTTGTCAAAGTCTACCTGGTTTTTTGTGCAGTATGTTTTCTTTCTATCTATAATTTAGTCTGAAACTTGAATCAATGCTTCTATCTATAGTCTTTCGCACTGACTTTCCTTCTTTACTTTTTTCTCCTTATGATGTCATTGTTTTGCAGCTAAGTTTAAAGTGGGCTAACCATGAAACAATATATAGGACACTACTTTCAGATCCTTTATCCAAAAGTCTCTATTTAGTGCAAAGAGTTCTCATAGTTCTCAAAGGTGAGAATACATTCTCTGTATTTTTTTTCTGGGACTCgagttttattattttttatttttggcaaTGTATGGACTTGGGTTTTAAGCTGCATGCAAAATGCGCTACAAATTCTGATTTTATTGGGTCAATTTCTTCTACCAGGGATGTGTATCATCCATTTGAAACaataattttgattttttttttttttttcaatctgaAACAGTAATAATATTGTTATACTATATTCATAAGAAGAATTAATATTTCCTAAATTCTAAAGATCGCATATGTTTTTCACACGCATCGCGTGTGTGAATTGCTAGTGTTGTTTGAGCAAACAAATTATAATTTCCTCTAGACTAAACTTATCCATCCTTTTTGCCCTAAGACCCCGTGTACTCAACTGAAATTTTAAAAAACTCAGCTTTCTTTCCATCGCGCCTTCATTCCACAGAAACTCAGATCGATTCATTCATGTCTCAAAACTTGGAGAGGTTCTTCTCCCCCAAAAGAGACAGCAGCTACAAACACACTTCACGAGCTGGGTTTTGGACAGAGAAGATTTTCTCAACCTCTCTCCGAGCTTGTGGCTCTCCTCACTGTTGGTGGAGTTCTTCAATTTGAAGAAGGAACGAGCCCCAAGAATTCATTCACTATTGTTCATTGGTAAGCCTCTTTCTTCGTCGATCTTAGGGTTTCGACTTTGGTTTGTTTTGGGGTCTTAGGGTTTTCTTGGATATGGATTTGGGGGTTTTGCTAAGGGTTTAGAAATGGATTTGGGAATGGTTTGCTCTCCAATTCGGTTTGGGTGTTTTATGGGTATaaattttcattaaaatttgctgaaaatttgaTTTGGGGATGGTTTAATTTGTTCTTTTAATCAAGGGTTGTCAGCCGAATGAGTACAGCGTTGGGATTTTGGTTCGTGGGTATTGTAGAGCTGGGTTTAGTAGTGGATGATTGGAGGTTTTGGATTGTGGTGTTGTGCCCAGTAGGGTTGTATATAATACTTTGGTTTCGAGTTTTTGTAAAGAAGACAAGACTGATGAGGCTGAGAAATTGGTGGAGAGGATGCGAGAGGAGGGTATGTTTCTGGATTTCATTACTTTCAATTCTCGGATATCGGCTCTTTGTAGTGCAGGGAAAATTCTTGAAGCCTCTAGAATATTTAGAGATATGCATATGGATCAGGCTTTGGGTAGATAATTAAGGGAATAGAACCCAATATTTACATGTAACATTGTGATAAATGGGTTATGCAAAAATGGGATGCTCTGTGATGCAAGAATTATGATGGGTCTAATGGCAAGAAACAATATTTCGCCATTTACGGTTTGCTTCTGATTTAGTTATGCATTTGGGGACTACATAAGTGGTGCTTCAAGACTTGGTTGCTTTCAATTATTTAAAGAACTATATATGTACTTAAACTATTTGATTTTTGCTTATCAAAAGTTTGTAGGAACAATCAAGTTAGGGTCAGGCATTAATGTAATGCTTTATGCCTTTATCATGGTTCCTTTAGGTTTCTGCTGCATTGTAAGTTCTGCAACAATGGTAGTTCTGGTTTGGTAGCCCCGTTCTCTGTTTCAGTATTCCTCTCTTGGTTTTTAggactttctttttgtttgcttATGTTATTGTTCTTCTCTCCTTTATCGCTGGCATGTGGATTGGTACTTTCTGCATCCTATCATATCTTTGCTTACATGTTTTTTGTGCTTCCAAATGCATATTGTCCACCTTAGTGTCTTTTGGATGGCTAGGTATGTTTCAAGGAGAAGACCTGCTATTGCTTTATTTTTGAAGGTAATACCCTCCCATTTTTTACATCAGTAGAGGATATAAGGGTTTTTGAGTTTCAAAGCTTGCATGTAATGTCTGGCATTTTACTTTTGGGATTGCTAGTTTGTTCTAGTATCCATATATTATGTTTGTCTAAATTGAGGACTTGAGGTGTTAGTTCCATGCCTCCATTAGAATCTAATCCCACCCTTATGTTTGCAGGTGCATCTGTTTGTTTTGTCTCAGAGGGTTGTGGGCTGTCTGGTTGCAGAACCAATAAAAGCACACAAAGTCCTATCATGTACGGTTTATGGAAGTTCTGATGGTACTACTACTAATAAGACAAAAGTAAGTACTTCCGAATTTGGGGACATCAAATTTCGTAGGGAAGTCATTAGAAAACCCCTTTTGTTCCTGAAGCATTGAATGAGCATCTCAATGGTGCTATCATTTGTAAAAAGGAGGCAGTACCTGCTATCTGCGGTGTTAGAGCCATTTGGGTCACTCCAGCTAACAGAAGAAAGCACATAGCCACTCAGTTACTGGATGCCCTGAGGTAACTTCATGACTCAAGTCCTTGGTTTTGTTTCCTCGCTTTTCTTTTGGATGGATTTTCTCCTGATTCCCATTAATTAATTTGATGGTGTAATTTGGATCTCAAACTCCAAATCAAATCTTGTGTGCTAACTTAAATAGATCGACTTTAGTACCATGATCTGTCCAAGTTGCTTAATCAGGAATTTTATATCCTTAGGAACTAGGAACATGTTTTCCACCCTTCTCTTCTATAATACAGTTAGTATACTGTATACAAGTGTCTATCAACTGGACCCTTGTAGTTTCATTTATAGCTTTGATGTGGTTAATTGATTATTTCTTAATTCATCTTTGGTTGCTCTCTCATTCTTTTTTCACAGGAAAAGTTTCTGCATGGGATTTGTGCTTGAACGCTCCCAGTTGGCATTTTCTGAACTAACATCTGCTGGAAATGCATTGGCATCAGATTATGTTGGCCGTGACCATGTTCTAGTTTACAACACCTTCAATACATCGAGAAATAGTTTCAGTTGTTTATCCGAGTTTTGATTTCTTTAGAcaatgatatatttttttttccgggCAGATCTACCAACTATTATTGTTTACTTCAGATCTAATATTACATGTTTATTTTAAATTATAAGTATCCAAAAGAATTTCATGCTCCCCAAGTTTTCACTTTACTTTCTTTGTCTCTAATTCTGCACTCCTGGTCTCCTCTGCCACACTTATGTGAGTTCATCTCTTAATTGGTTACCATTTCTTTCTCACTCTTCTCAACTTCTTATTCCTCTCTGTAATTCGGCCTAAACTCTAATTGATGAGCTGTATTTAGAACCTAAAGgtgatattttttgaaattttgagaAGAACACTAATTCACTATATTCGAAATTTAACTAAACCAGCAGAGAAAATCCTAGATAAGTAACATACGATAAAATGGAAAGGAAGTATACAATACAACAGCATTACTAGGTTTCCTGTCTGCAAATGTATATAGAACTTAAAACTAAAATCATAAACAGAATAATAAGCTGATCATCTACATTGCTTGTGGTGGAGATTGTGGTTGTGGTGGAGGTTGTTCAGCTTCCGACACATCGCTGTATTGTTTCTGTAATGCCGGGCTAGCGCATGAGAAGAGTGATTGCTGGCCCGAGAAGAGTGATGGCTTTTTTTGTCTTAACTTGACACCAAACAAGAAAGACCGCAAGGGAATTCGAGCCTTACTTCGTTTAGGTTGATCACCATTTGATGCCGACATCCCAAGTTCCTCATCAAGTTTTGCTAGTGTCTTCTCGACCTCAACTTTGAATCCTTTAACACGGTTAAGACCTGCCTTCAATTCTTCTGCAACCTTGAGGTTCTCCTGCTTCATGTTCAGAATCTCGCCTTGAAACTTTGCTGCCTGGTATTTGCTTATAAGCTCTGTCTTCTCCCCTTCGGAACTTAAATTCGAGAGTCTTGATATCTCATCTTGAATGTGGCACAAAGATGAGTACCTGCTCTGCAAGTCCTCCTTCAGCACTGCATTATGTTCCAGCCATAATGACAATTCAGTTTGTATCTCTCTCAGGTGTCTATATATCGGCTTGCCATCTGATTCTAGAGCATGCTTCTTCATTTTTATCAACTCTGACTGTAAGTCATGTATTGAAGTCTGGAACTTTTGTATCTGATGAATTGAGGTACTAAACCTCAACCAGAATTCTAGGTTCTCCTCCAGCAGTTCATCAATGTCTGCACGGAATCTTCCTTCAATAGCTGAAAAGGAATGGGGTCTAACAGCATGCCTTTTCCTGATTGTTTTCTCTTCCTCCTTTTTAGGCGTGACCTTCAAGTTTCCTGACGAGTAATCGAATTTTTCTGAGGTTTCACGAAGAATTTCAGCAAGTGTGTCTTTATCCACATAGGGTGATGGACCAGTAGAGTATGGGGGTGTGACAACTCGACTTGGGCTCTCCAAGGGGACATCGCTATTCGGGTACTTATACACTGTCGAACATGGACTTTCTTCCGGATTCATATCTGTGGGGTTCTGTTTTTGCTTTAGAAGTCTAATTTCTTTGTCCTTTGAAGCAATTATACTCCTCAAATCCCTTATCTCCATTGCCAAATCGAAGATGTTATTCCGGTTTTTCTTCTCAGCTTCACTGAGCTTCTTCCTTGCTTCCTTATAATCCCGAAGAATTGAAGTATACTCTTCCAGCAGAATCTTCTCTCTATCCTCTAAACCTTTTAGGAATAATTGCCTCCAGTTGGGTTGATTTTCTTCATTTTCCTGCTCCAACTCCTGTGGCTCAACAAGATTGCTCTCACCCTCTTCCTGCGGCAGTGCTTCTTGAGACAAATCAAGGCTATTTCTTGTATCAGTtttgttttcctcttcttcacCCTTGACAGATTTTGAaacgtcttcttcatcatgagCAGCGGGCTTATCTGAATCATCTTTCAACTCCTTCTCTGGTTTGTTATCAACTGCTCTCAATTCCTGGAATAGTACAGCACTCTCATCCTCCACGTCATGCTTCACATTTTGCAATTTTGTAGAGAGATTATCAAGATTACTACAAGCTTCTGTGAAATGCAGTTCGAGGTTGATATTTTGGTTTTCTACACTCCTTTTTAAGTTCTTAATTCTACGCAACTCCTCATCCATCTCCTTTAGCTTTTTTTTCAAATTGTCCTCACTTTCCATCAGTATTTCCTTTTCCTCTTCCAAGCTCCGAACTTGTGCCTGAAGTTCATCTGTTTCTGATTTTAATCTGTGTACAAGAGCATTCTGAGAAGTGACTGCAGTTTCCAGCGACACAACCTTGTTCACAAGTCCATCAATTTTCTCTGCCAGTTCTGTCATTGTGAGAGAGCCATCTGAACTATTGTTGAGTTGTTCATCCATCTTAGCCTGATAAAACTGCTTGTCACGCCTCTCATTGTCTACACTTTTTGATTCTAGATCACTGGTCTCAGACTCGTGTTCATCATCAGCATCAGACCAGTTTTCCCCCTTTGAACGAAATTCATGCTTGAGGTTCTCGAACTTCTTACAGGCTTCCCTGACCCTTCTGCCCTCAATTCTTACCTCTTTTTCTGATATGTCTTTCTTTTCCCGCAACTCAGTCAAGCTTTCTTTGCATGATTTTAGAGCTGTGGCTGCCATTAAAGTTCGAGCTTCATTGTCTTCAATAACAGTGCCAATGGCATACTCATCTTGTAAGCTCGAAACTCTTTTTTGCATTGCCGTGATCTCATTCTCAAACTCCCAGTACCTGTCATACCCTCGTTCATACATGGTCTTCACAAACTCCTTTTCAGTTTGTAGAGCCAAAATGTCCTTATGAAGCTTATCAATTTCTTCTAATGCCTCTTCTTTCGTCAGCCCCGACCTTGGAGGACCTGCAGCAGGTCTAGGAGAGCTAGGAAGTCTTCGAGGCATGCCCTTCTTCGAGAGTAACATGAACTTGCTCCTGAAATCTTTATCTGGGCCCTTGGGTACTTTTGGGATGCTTGCATTGTTTACATCGGGATAGGCTTTGTTGGTATCATTGGAAGAAACCGACGTTTGAGAAGCAGTttcatcatcctcatcctccATTGCATACTGAACTCGTTCTGGGAAAACAGTGGCAATGGTACGGTTGGCACTCTGCAGATCTCTTGATAAGTGATCATATCTCTCTGCTAAAGCTCGGTATGCCCGAAAGAATTCTTCAACGAAGATTACTAGCTCTGGCCTCTTCTTGTAGTACATTTCTGCCCTCTGGGCAAAGGAGTCCCCATCATTATCAATGATTTTGAGTGTGCTATGAACCTTCTCCTCCATATCTGTAATTTAAGGCATGTAATGTCAGTTTAATCCCAGAGCGACCATGTTCTTACAAAAACATGCAGAAACCACATAAACAATTCGAGTCACAAAGTACGAACTAATGACAAG encodes the following:
- the LOC133742340 gene encoding protein NETWORKED 2A-like, encoding MLQRAASNAYSWWWASHIRTKQSKWLEQNLQDMEEKVHSTLKIIDNDGDSFAQRAEMYYKKRPELVIFVEEFFRAYRALAERYDHLSRDLQSANRTIATVFPERVQYAMEDEDDETASQTSVSSNDTNKAYPDVNNASIPKVPKGPDKDFRSKFMLLSKKGMPRRLPSSPRPAAGPPRSGLTKEEALEEIDKLHKDILALQTEKEFVKTMYERGYDRYWEFENEITAMQKRVSSLQDEYAIGTVIEDNEARTLMAATALKSCKESLTELREKKDISEKEVRIEGRRVREACKKFENLKHEFRSKGENWSDADDEHESETSDLESKSVDNERRDKQFYQAKMDEQLNNSSDGSLTMTELAEKIDGLVNKVVSLETAVTSQNALVHRLKSETDELQAQVRSLEEEKEILMESEDNLKKKLKEMDEELRRIKNLKRSVENQNINLELHFTEACSNLDNLSTKLQNVKHDVEDESAVLFQELRAVDNKPEKELKDDSDKPAAHDEEDVSKSVKGEEEENKTDTRNSLDLSQEALPQEEGESNLVEPQELEQENEENQPNWRQLFLKGLEDREKILLEEYTSILRDYKEARKKLSEAEKKNRNNIFDLAMEIRDLRSIIASKDKEIRLLKQKQNPTDMNPEESPCSTVYKYPNSDVPLESPSRVVTPPYSTGPSPYVDKDTLAEILRETSEKFDYSSGNLKVTPKKEEEKTIRKRHAVRPHSFSAIEGRFRADIDELLEENLEFWLRFSTSIHQIQKFQTSIHDLQSELIKMKKHALESDGKPIYRHLREIQTELSLWLEHNAVLKEDLQSRYSSLCHIQDEISRLSNLSSEGEKTELISKYQAAKFQGEILNMKQENLKVAEELKAGLNRVKGFKVEVEKTLAKLDEELGMSASNGDQPKRSKARIPLRSFLFGVKLRQKKPSLFSGQQSLFSCASPALQKQYSDVSEAEQPPPQPQSPPQAM